GGGAAACTGATGGGCACCACATAGAATGTTTTCTCCTCCAGCAAGCGGGTGATTTCTTTGTCCGTGCCGAAATTTTTGACCAAATGCCACATTAGGTACATGGCATGTTCCGGACCCAGTTCTGTCTCGTACAAGGTGCTTCCTTCTACAAAATAGGCCGGTTTCTGGTGCTCGTTTCCTGTTTTAGAATAAGAGATGGTTAAAGCCCAGATTCTTCTTCCAGATGCGGATTCGCCTATGGATTCCAGTTGGACCAGGTCTGGATAGGTGCGCGCCAGTTTCTTGCATTGAGCGGTGATGGCCTCATAGTCTAAAGATCTTTTCCAGTCTAAGGGCAGATTCTCAGAACCGTTAGATGATTCTAGAGGAGCCGTTATGTTACTGACTTCTTTTTGTGCTATGCTAGGACTTGCCAGGGAAATAAAGGAAAGCAACGCCAGTAAAGATTTGCAGAGTCTTTTCATGGCCTATTGCTTAAGTGCTAGCTGTTTGGATTGGGAACCGGCCGTGGGACTTTTAGCTTCAATGATCACATAGCCTGAGCCGCTTACCTCCCAAGAGACTTTTACTTTTTCTCCGCCTCCCAAGGCGTTGAAGGTATGCACAGGCTTCCCTTGTAACAATTGCTGCCCTTCTTCCAACTTTACTGCTACTTTGATTTTCTGAATCCAGGGTAGGTAATCCCCTATGGAAGCGTGCGTGGGGAGTTGCCCGGTGTTCTGGACTTCTGCGGAGATACGCGTATTGCCGTCTTTGGTGCGGTCAGCCTTTAAGTTGAGGATCTGCAGTTTTGGCATTTGGTTGCTGTACAAGGTCATAAACCGCAGATGATTTTTGGCAACCGGGCCTAGGAGATGCACGGGTGGAGTGTTCTGGGCATACGGGGCAAAACCGCCTAATTCTACTTTTTTGTCAGGGAAATCTGGGTGCTGAATGGCCGTCCAGGGTAAAAAGATTCCAGTCATGTTATGAGCGGCAGCCCATTCCAGAAAACTGATATCGTTCCTTTCCTGCTCCGTGGTAGTGCCTTGCGGCAAGGTAGAAAGTTGAGGCACCCACCAAGCTGGCGTAGAGTAGCTAAAACGTCCGTTATGCAGGTGCGCCCATTGCACCACGTCTCCGCCTTCCGGGGCAATGATTGGCGCGTTCTCCGTGGGTACTACCTTTTCATACAGGTTAATAACCTGCCGCCTGGTGCTGTCATCCTGAGCTGCTGCTTGTAGAACAGCTTTATTGTTTACTTCAGGCTTGACGGCTGTCTGAGCTTGCAGCAACGTGGTGGCAGGCCCAAAAACAAACACTGAATGCACATTGCGTGCAGACAGCATGAAGTCTGCGAAGGCTTTGGTTTCTCGTTCAGACAAGGCATGTTCTCCCGTCTCCCGCTGAAACGCTTGATAGTTGAAGGTGAAGTTTTTATTGAAATTCACCCCGCCTTCGGCGTCTTCGTTAAACAGGCCGTCTTTGTCGTTGTCCAGGCCTTCTGTGATTAAAAAATGAGTGCCTTTTTCGCCTTTGGATTTGTTTACCTGGGTCATGACTCTTTTATCAAAGGCTGAGACCCGGTGGGTGCCCAAGGTATCTTCCACCCGAAGCATGGTGATGAGACCGTCATTGTTTAAATCCTCATACGGGTCTTCAAAAATGCGGCCATCCCGGTCATCGTCTCTGGGCTGGGCATTGCCCGTTCTTTCCCACCGCACCTGCTCATGGTATTGTTCAGAAGCGTCTGGGTTGAGATTGGGTAAAATGTAAAAAGTCTTGGTGCGCAGAAGATGATCGGTAGAATCATGCAGGATAGCCGACACCAGCATCTGCTCAGCCATTTGCACGGCAACCTCAGTGGTGGCCAGTTGCGTGGCCTGCACACCGGCGGCAATGAGAATGGCTGGT
The nucleotide sequence above comes from Nibribacter ruber. Encoded proteins:
- a CDS encoding M14 family metallopeptidase yields the protein MIPRITAVCQLLFLLCLSPLARAQRDYQNYEQLTARLKKMSLQYSRLCTVTSIGKTATGKEIWLITLGRENAANKPAILIAAGVQATQLATTEVAVQMAEQMLVSAILHDSTDHLLRTKTFYILPNLNPDASEQYHEQVRWERTGNAQPRDDDRDGRIFEDPYEDLNNDGLITMLRVEDTLGTHRVSAFDKRVMTQVNKSKGEKGTHFLITEGLDNDKDGLFNEDAEGGVNFNKNFTFNYQAFQRETGEHALSERETKAFADFMLSARNVHSVFVFGPATTLLQAQTAVKPEVNNKAVLQAAAQDDSTRRQVINLYEKVVPTENAPIIAPEGGDVVQWAHLHNGRFSYSTPAWWVPQLSTLPQGTTTEQERNDISFLEWAAAHNMTGIFLPWTAIQHPDFPDKKVELGGFAPYAQNTPPVHLLGPVAKNHLRFMTLYSNQMPKLQILNLKADRTKDGNTRISAEVQNTGQLPTHASIGDYLPWIQKIKVAVKLEEGQQLLQGKPVHTFNALGGGEKVKVSWEVSGSGYVIIEAKSPTAGSQSKQLALKQ